A single window of Desulfovibrio sp. G11 DNA harbors:
- a CDS encoding LysO family transporter, which yields MFIAIGLMFLGMLAGFLLRGRRLASVLSRCVTPAIVLLLFALGISVGGNSTLMGALPELGSAAMLLTLCGVGGSLVCVLCIRRFFRQPPEPDALKRCCASDGTEKSCTAHFSAPASSAGTGQDDPRA from the coding sequence GTGTTCATCGCCATCGGTTTGATGTTCCTGGGCATGCTGGCCGGTTTTCTGCTGCGCGGCAGGCGGCTGGCCTCGGTGCTTTCACGCTGTGTGACACCCGCCATTGTGTTGCTGCTTTTTGCCCTGGGCATTTCTGTGGGCGGCAACAGCACCCTGATGGGCGCGCTGCCGGAATTGGGCAGCGCAGCAATGCTGCTGACCCTGTGCGGCGTGGGCGGGTCCCTTGTATGTGTTCTGTGTATACGCCGTTTTTTCCGGCAACCTCCGGAACCCGACGCGCTGAAAAGATGTTGCGCAAGCGACGGCACGGAAAAATCCTGTACCGCGCATTTCAGCGCCCCTGCCTCTTCTGCCGGTACCGGGCAGGATGACCCGCGCGCATGA
- a CDS encoding DVU0298 family protein: protein MARMRSAKQKLKECINSPQWRDHLDEIVQGGLENVGPLFSFLLLGPQTMHRAAVALGQVTARLAEKQPEAAKNIIRRLMWHLNEESGNIGWGIPDAFGEILAASPSLAKDFHRILISYIIDLGYDDNFCDHDILRRSCYWSIGRLALARPELCLGARKWLLKGLEDQDIICRGMAAWALSQLPPDLMDAPALRRLADAGHDEMCELFDGNDVYEKSVSQIAGEALDRLSA, encoded by the coding sequence ATGGCCCGTATGCGCTCAGCCAAACAAAAATTGAAGGAATGTATCAACAGCCCCCAATGGCGCGACCATCTGGATGAGATCGTCCAGGGCGGCCTTGAAAACGTCGGTCCGCTTTTTTCTTTTCTGCTGCTCGGCCCGCAGACCATGCACCGTGCCGCCGTGGCTCTGGGGCAGGTAACGGCCCGGCTGGCCGAAAAGCAGCCCGAAGCCGCAAAAAACATCATTCGCCGCCTCATGTGGCATCTGAATGAAGAATCCGGCAATATCGGATGGGGAATCCCCGATGCCTTTGGCGAAATTCTCGCCGCCAGCCCCTCGCTTGCCAAGGATTTTCACCGTATTCTCATTTCCTACATCATTGATCTCGGCTACGACGACAACTTTTGCGATCACGACATCCTGCGGCGCTCCTGCTACTGGAGCATAGGACGTCTGGCACTGGCGCGGCCCGAGCTGTGCCTTGGCGCGCGCAAATGGCTGCTCAAGGGGCTGGAGGATCAGGACATCATCTGCCGGGGCATGGCGGCCTGGGCCTTGAGCCAGCTGCCCCCGGACCTGATGGATGCCCCGGCCCTGCGGCGCCTTGCCGATGCCGGGCATGATGAGATGTGTGAGCTTTTTGACGGCAACGACGTGTACGAAAAAAGCGTCAGCCAGATAGCCGGAGAAGCGCTGGACAGGCTTTCTGCCTGA
- the queA gene encoding tRNA preQ1(34) S-adenosylmethionine ribosyltransferase-isomerase QueA encodes MHIEEADFLLQSYRFDLPQEQVAQFPPEERGGSRLLVMPRNGELTLRHENFCDLPDCLPEGALLIANNSRVLQARLLGTRSTGGKVEFLLLTPLPLVIERARADKNGGLYAEAEGLVRSGGSIREGESFGFGAGIGVTVLESGPFGQRRVRLSWTGDLAAAFAATGHIPLPPYIKRPDAEDDLSRYQTVYSRQDKTGSVAAPTAGLHFTPPLRERLAAKGFEWAEVTLYVGYGTFSPVRSSDIRSHRMHREYIEVPEATALAIARAREEKRPVIAVGTTSLRTLEGVAELCGRVQPYTGWTDIFLYPGRPFRVADGLVTNFHLPESSLLMLVSAFAGRKRVLDAYAEAIANNYRFFSYGDAMLIR; translated from the coding sequence ATGCACATTGAGGAAGCTGATTTCTTACTGCAAAGCTATCGTTTCGACCTGCCGCAGGAGCAGGTCGCCCAGTTTCCACCTGAAGAACGGGGCGGCTCGCGGCTTCTGGTCATGCCGCGCAACGGCGAGCTGACCCTGCGCCATGAAAATTTTTGTGACCTGCCGGACTGCCTGCCCGAGGGAGCGTTGCTGATTGCCAACAATTCCCGAGTATTGCAGGCGCGTCTTCTTGGTACACGCTCCACAGGCGGCAAGGTGGAATTTTTACTGCTCACTCCCCTGCCTCTTGTGATCGAACGGGCCAGAGCCGATAAAAACGGCGGCCTGTATGCCGAGGCCGAGGGCCTTGTACGCTCCGGCGGCAGCATCCGCGAAGGCGAAAGTTTCGGCTTTGGCGCGGGCATAGGCGTAACCGTGCTGGAATCCGGCCCCTTCGGGCAGCGGCGCGTGCGCCTGAGCTGGACGGGCGACCTTGCGGCGGCCTTTGCGGCCACGGGCCATATACCCCTGCCGCCCTACATCAAGCGCCCCGATGCTGAAGACGACCTGAGCCGCTACCAGACCGTCTATTCCCGCCAGGACAAGACCGGTTCTGTAGCCGCGCCCACGGCCGGGCTGCACTTTACGCCGCCCCTGCGCGAGCGTCTGGCGGCAAAAGGCTTTGAATGGGCGGAAGTAACGCTGTACGTGGGCTACGGCACGTTCAGCCCTGTGCGCAGCAGCGACATACGCAGCCACCGCATGCACCGCGAATATATAGAAGTGCCCGAAGCCACGGCCCTGGCAATCGCCAGGGCCAGGGAAGAAAAAAGGCCGGTCATTGCCGTGGGTACCACAAGCCTGCGAACCCTTGAAGGTGTGGCGGAGCTTTGCGGCCGCGTGCAGCCCTATACCGGCTGGACGGATATTTTCCTGTATCCCGGCAGGCCCTTCCGCGTGGCGGACGGGCTTGTGACCAATTTTCACCTGCCGGAATCCTCCCTGCTCATGCTGGTCTCGGCCTTTGCCGGGCGCAAGCGTGTGCTCGACGCCTATGCCGAGGCCATTGCCAACAACTACAGATTCTTTTCATACGGGGATGCCATGCTGATCCGCTGA
- the coaBC gene encoding bifunctional phosphopantothenoylcysteine decarboxylase/phosphopantothenate--cysteine ligase CoaBC encodes MSDQKRGFKTPFDHSTRFAQKRLHLGVCGSVACYRAADLLRAWRGMGMHVSATLTPGARRFVTPMLFESLGAAPVYEDMFSQGQEIFAHLEPGQHAHAMVVAPASADALFRLAHGAAGDMLAAQALAFDGPLVIAPAMNPRMWAHAATRANVALLRERGAHIVAPACGGTACGDEGEGRLAPLHDIFLAALKALSPQDMAGRRVMVTLGPTREGWDGVRFWSNPSSGLMGAALAVCAWLRGAEVTAVCGPGVRARMPQGIARRDVVSARDMFAVAAALWPQMDVGMFTAAVADFSPRPLGGRKFKKAEAPQGFSLDFLPNPDVLQSLAEQRAPGQKILAFAAETAPDMNALLPLAHAKITRKKADLLAANRVNSADSGFASPTNSMVVVDANGREEIWPTQSKADVAWELCSWLLRM; translated from the coding sequence ATGAGTGACCAGAAACGCGGATTTAAAACGCCCTTTGACCACAGCACGCGCTTTGCGCAAAAGCGCCTGCATCTTGGCGTGTGCGGTTCCGTGGCCTGCTACCGGGCTGCGGATCTTTTGCGGGCATGGCGCGGCATGGGTATGCATGTTTCGGCCACGCTCACGCCCGGCGCGCGCCGTTTTGTGACGCCCATGCTCTTTGAGTCGCTGGGCGCGGCCCCTGTTTATGAAGATATGTTCAGCCAGGGGCAGGAAATTTTCGCCCACCTTGAGCCGGGCCAGCACGCTCATGCCATGGTGGTGGCCCCGGCCTCGGCCGATGCGCTTTTTCGCCTGGCCCACGGGGCTGCCGGCGACATGCTGGCCGCCCAGGCGCTTGCCTTTGACGGCCCCCTTGTCATTGCCCCGGCCATGAATCCGCGCATGTGGGCTCATGCGGCCACCAGAGCCAATGTGGCACTTTTGCGCGAGCGCGGGGCGCATATTGTGGCCCCGGCCTGCGGTGGTACGGCCTGCGGCGATGAAGGCGAGGGCAGGCTGGCTCCCCTGCATGATATTTTTCTGGCGGCGCTCAAGGCGCTCAGTCCGCAGGATATGGCGGGCAGGCGGGTGATGGTCACCCTTGGTCCTACCCGTGAAGGATGGGACGGCGTGCGCTTCTGGTCCAATCCTTCCAGCGGGCTTATGGGGGCGGCCCTGGCCGTCTGCGCATGGCTGCGCGGCGCGGAGGTGACGGCGGTGTGCGGGCCGGGGGTGCGCGCGCGCATGCCCCAGGGCATTGCCCGGCGTGATGTGGTCAGCGCACGGGATATGTTTGCTGTGGCCGCGGCCCTGTGGCCGCAGATGGACGTGGGCATGTTCACCGCTGCTGTGGCGGATTTTTCACCCAGGCCCCTGGGCGGGCGCAAATTTAAAAAAGCCGAAGCCCCGCAGGGCTTCAGCCTGGATTTTTTGCCAAATCCAGATGTTTTACAAAGTCTTGCGGAGCAGCGCGCCCCGGGTCAGAAAATTCTGGCCTTTGCCGCTGAAACCGCGCCGGATATGAATGCCCTGCTGCCCCTGGCTCACGCCAAGATCACGCGAAAAAAGGCCGATCTTCTGGCAGCCAACAGGGTGAACAGCGCAGACAGCGGCTTTGCCTCGCCTACCAACAGCATGGTTGTGGTGGATGCCAACGGCCGTGAAGAAATCTGGCCCACCCAGAGCAAGGCCGATGTGGCCTGGGAGTTGTGTTCGTGGCTTTTGCGCATGTAA
- a CDS encoding DUF4910 domain-containing protein, which produces MPNLHSFLQRLFPICRSITGNGVRQTLSILKEELPALQLHEVPSGTPVFDWTVPDEWNITEARLTGPDGEVIADFAHCNLHVVGYSEPVDIHLSLDDLQEHLHSRPDLPEAIPYVTSYYARRWGFCLKHSIRQKLKPGTYHAVIRASLEPGHLSYGEFVLPGQSEKEIFLSTYVCHPSMANNELSGPVVATALARWLQSAPRRYTYRIVFVPETIGAITYLSKNHQMLRQRVAAGFNLTCLGDDRAYSYVPSRKGNTLADRAALHVLRHFAPDFVRYTFHDRGSDERQYCSPGIDLPLCSVMRTKYHAFPEYHTSLDDCSLVTEKGLQGGFEIMRKILETLEEDVTYQCRVLCEPQLGRRGLYPTLSTRYSCTEQVDLMMDLLAYADGSMSLLEEAETVGADIFRCASVMRQLEEQGVICRKSES; this is translated from the coding sequence ATGCCAAATCTTCACAGTTTCCTACAGCGGCTTTTTCCCATATGCCGCAGCATTACGGGCAATGGCGTCCGGCAGACCCTTTCCATACTCAAGGAAGAGCTGCCCGCCCTGCAACTGCATGAAGTGCCTTCCGGCACACCGGTTTTCGACTGGACCGTACCGGACGAATGGAACATCACCGAGGCACGGTTGACCGGTCCGGATGGCGAAGTCATTGCAGACTTTGCCCACTGCAACCTGCACGTGGTCGGTTATTCCGAACCTGTAGACATCCACCTGTCGCTGGACGATCTGCAGGAGCACCTCCATTCCCGGCCTGACCTGCCGGAAGCCATACCCTACGTAACGTCCTACTACGCCAGGCGCTGGGGCTTCTGCCTCAAGCACAGCATACGCCAGAAGCTCAAGCCCGGCACATATCATGCGGTCATACGGGCTTCTCTGGAACCGGGGCATCTTTCCTATGGAGAGTTTGTGTTGCCGGGGCAAAGCGAAAAAGAAATATTTCTGTCCACCTATGTCTGCCATCCATCCATGGCAAATAACGAGCTTTCAGGCCCGGTGGTGGCTACCGCCCTGGCTCGCTGGCTGCAAAGTGCGCCACGACGCTATACCTACCGCATTGTTTTTGTGCCTGAAACCATCGGGGCGATCACCTACCTGAGCAAAAATCACCAGATGCTGCGCCAACGTGTGGCGGCAGGCTTCAACCTTACCTGCCTGGGCGACGACCGCGCCTATTCCTATGTACCCAGCCGCAAGGGAAACACCCTGGCCGACAGGGCGGCACTGCACGTATTGCGGCACTTTGCCCCGGATTTTGTGCGCTACACCTTTCATGACAGAGGCAGCGATGAGCGCCAGTACTGCTCACCCGGCATTGACCTGCCCCTGTGCAGCGTCATGCGCACAAAATATCACGCCTTTCCCGAGTACCATACCTCACTGGACGACTGCTCTCTGGTAACGGAAAAAGGCCTTCAGGGCGGCTTTGAAATCATGCGCAAGATACTTGAAACACTGGAAGAAGATGTCACATACCAGTGCCGGGTGCTGTGCGAGCCGCAACTGGGCAGGCGCGGGCTTTACCCCACACTGAGCACCCGGTATTCCTGTACCGAGCAGGTAGACCTCATGATGGACCTGCTGGCCTATGCCGACGGCAGCATGAGCCTGCTGGAAGAAGCGGAAACCGTGGGCGCGGATATTTTCCGCTGTGCTTCTGTCATGCGCCAGCTTGAAGAGCAGGGCGTCATATGCAGAAAAAGTGAAAGCTGA
- a CDS encoding lysine exporter LysO family protein: MNGSLLILFFFGAGVLLARLGLVPDYFIEHDMTLYVLWALMLLVGVSMGADRRFGEMLRTLRPRVLLLPLATTVGTFAGTALASFFLVYSAAECMAVGAGFAYYSLSSIFITQYKGPELGTIALISNIARELITLLFTPLLVRLMGPTAAISCGGASTLDTTLPVITRYAGNQWIFISIVHALVLDFSVPFWVTFFCSI, encoded by the coding sequence ATGAACGGCAGCCTGCTGATCCTGTTCTTTTTCGGCGCCGGAGTCTTGCTGGCCCGACTGGGCCTTGTTCCCGACTATTTCATTGAGCATGACATGACGCTCTATGTGCTGTGGGCGCTCATGTTGCTGGTAGGCGTATCAATGGGGGCGGACAGGCGGTTCGGCGAAATGCTGCGCACACTGCGCCCCCGTGTGCTGCTGCTGCCCCTTGCCACCACAGTGGGAACATTCGCAGGCACAGCCCTTGCCAGCTTTTTTCTGGTGTACAGCGCGGCGGAATGTATGGCTGTGGGGGCGGGTTTTGCCTATTACTCGCTTTCGTCCATCTTCATCACCCAGTACAAGGGACCGGAACTGGGAACCATCGCCCTTATCAGCAATATCGCCCGTGAACTGATCACTCTGCTTTTTACGCCGCTGCTGGTGCGCTTGATGGGGCCGACGGCAGCCATAAGTTGCGGCGGAGCCTCCACGCTGGACACCACACTGCCCGTCATTACCCGCTATGCGGGCAATCAGTGGATATTCATATCCATCGTGCATGCGCTGGTGCTGGATTTCAGCGTGCCTTTCTGGGTGACATTTTTTTGCAGCATCTAG